Proteins encoded in a region of the Streptomyces sp. NBC_01298 genome:
- a CDS encoding SigE family RNA polymerase sigma factor, giving the protein MAHGEVLEFEEYVRTRQDALLRSARRLVPDPTDAQDLLQTALVRTYGRWDGIADKSLADAYLRRVMINTRTEWWRARKLDEVPTEQLPDASVEDGSDQRADRALLMDILKVLAPKQRSVVVLRHWEQMSTEETAAALGMSAGTVKSTLHRALARLRQELESRDLDLRALERGDHTIRYEGRERCAA; this is encoded by the coding sequence ATGGCGCACGGCGAGGTACTCGAATTCGAAGAGTACGTACGCACCCGGCAGGACGCGCTGCTGCGCAGTGCCCGTCGCCTGGTTCCGGACCCGACCGACGCACAGGACCTCCTGCAGACCGCGCTCGTGCGCACCTACGGCCGCTGGGACGGCATCGCCGACAAGTCCCTTGCCGACGCCTACCTGCGCCGTGTCATGATCAACACCCGTACCGAATGGTGGCGGGCCCGCAAGCTCGACGAGGTTCCCACCGAGCAGCTCCCCGACGCCTCCGTCGAGGACGGTTCGGACCAGCGCGCCGACCGCGCCCTGCTCATGGACATCCTCAAGGTGCTCGCGCCCAAGCAGCGCAGTGTGGTGGTGCTGCGACACTGGGAGCAGATGAGCACCGAGGAGACGGCCGCGGCGCTCGGCATGTCGGCGGGTACGGTGAAGAGCACTCTGCACCGCGCACTGGCCCGCCTCCGGCAGGAACTGGAGAGCCGGGACCTGGACCTGCGCGCGCTGGAGCGCGGTGACCACACCATCCGGTACGAGGGGCGTGAGCGGTGCGCGGCCTGA
- the cseB gene encoding two-component system response regulator CseB — protein MAETHVLFVEDDDVIREATTLALERDGFVVTAMPDGLSGLESFRANRPDIALLDVMVPGMDGVSLCRRIRDESTVPVIMLSARADSIDVVLGLEAGADDYVTKPFDGSVLVARIRAVLRRFGHAGGPQGGSEDDGSGERGVLAFGDLEVDTEGMEVRKAGASVALTPTEMRLLLEFSGSPGTVLSRDRLLERVWDYDWGGDTRVVDVHVQRLRTKIGQDRIETVRGFGYKLKA, from the coding sequence ATGGCCGAGACCCATGTGCTGTTCGTGGAGGACGACGACGTCATCCGTGAGGCCACGACCCTGGCGCTGGAACGCGACGGGTTCGTGGTCACGGCCATGCCCGACGGGCTGTCCGGCCTGGAGTCCTTCCGCGCGAACCGGCCCGACATCGCGCTGCTCGACGTGATGGTGCCCGGGATGGACGGCGTGAGCCTGTGCCGCCGCATCCGCGACGAGTCCACCGTGCCCGTCATCATGCTGTCGGCGCGCGCCGACTCCATCGACGTGGTCCTGGGCCTGGAAGCGGGCGCCGACGACTACGTCACCAAGCCCTTCGACGGCTCCGTCCTCGTCGCCCGCATCCGCGCGGTCCTGCGCCGCTTCGGCCACGCCGGCGGCCCGCAGGGCGGGTCCGAGGACGACGGCTCCGGCGAGCGCGGGGTGCTGGCCTTCGGCGACCTCGAGGTCGATACGGAGGGCATGGAGGTGCGCAAGGCGGGCGCGTCGGTGGCGCTGACCCCCACCGAGATGCGGCTCCTGCTGGAGTTCTCCGGCTCCCCCGGCACCGTGCTCTCGCGCGACCGGCTGCTGGAGCGGGTCTGGGACTACGACTGGGGCGGCGACACACGCGTCGTGGACGTCCACGTCCAGCGACTGCGCACCAAGATCGGCCAGGACCGGATCGAAACCGTCCGGGGATTCGGATACAAGCTCAAGGCCTGA